One Salinimonas marina DNA segment encodes these proteins:
- a CDS encoding NAD(P)H-hydrate dehydratase, which produces MLDTQLNSSLSYKLFRADAVRDNEQQAAQESAVTLFTLMERAGEAIFRQCETAFPQADHLLVLVGQGNNAGDGYIAAHCAQKAGRKVTVCAVEPERKLDGDAGRAQQRWLEAGNSVSRFDDELLAQCGVVIDALLGTGINTYIRNEFAQIIDTVNHSSVPVISIDVPSGLDANTGHSLGRCVQADVTVTLVGIKPGLTTGAGKQSCGRLVFEDLGVSDAFSKLVKPFASWLDIEQFTRLGPRDVHSHKGSYGRLLCVGGNKGTAGAIRLSGEAALRSGAGMVRTYVHEKSIIQVSAGRPELMVSSEDLEDALQWATCVVIGPGLGQDDWAQQTFAQVLKHCQSEDKPVVLDADALNLLSQQASAYTLEHSILTPHAGEAARLLGVSVDDVESDRFNYAKQCAQRYHATCVLKGAGTIIDNETSVAVCRHGNPGMATAGSGDVLSGILGALLAQGMSLDIASRYGVTLHAKAGDDLAELYGQRGMLASDLFEAVRALINQ; this is translated from the coding sequence ATGCTGGATACACAACTGAACTCAAGTTTATCATACAAACTGTTTCGCGCCGATGCGGTCCGGGATAACGAACAGCAAGCAGCTCAAGAGAGCGCGGTGACGTTATTTACCCTGATGGAACGGGCTGGTGAAGCTATTTTCAGACAGTGCGAGACCGCGTTTCCCCAGGCGGACCACTTGCTGGTACTGGTAGGACAGGGCAACAATGCCGGCGATGGTTATATTGCTGCCCACTGTGCCCAAAAGGCCGGGCGCAAGGTCACGGTGTGTGCAGTAGAGCCAGAGCGTAAGCTGGATGGCGACGCCGGCCGGGCCCAACAGCGCTGGCTGGAAGCGGGTAATTCAGTCTCCAGATTCGATGACGAGCTACTCGCGCAATGCGGGGTGGTTATTGATGCGCTGCTGGGCACCGGTATCAATACCTATATTCGTAACGAGTTTGCACAAATCATCGATACGGTGAATCACAGTTCGGTACCGGTGATCAGTATTGATGTACCTTCAGGCCTGGATGCCAATACCGGACACTCGCTGGGGCGGTGTGTGCAGGCCGATGTGACGGTGACCCTGGTGGGCATTAAACCCGGGCTGACCACCGGGGCGGGCAAGCAGTCCTGCGGACGGCTGGTATTTGAAGATTTGGGTGTCAGTGACGCCTTTTCCAAATTGGTGAAACCCTTTGCCAGTTGGCTCGATATAGAGCAATTTACCCGTTTGGGGCCACGCGATGTGCACAGTCATAAAGGCTCGTATGGTCGCCTGCTCTGTGTGGGCGGCAACAAGGGCACAGCCGGTGCCATTCGGCTGTCCGGCGAGGCGGCCTTGCGCAGTGGGGCGGGAATGGTGCGCACCTATGTGCATGAAAAGTCGATTATCCAGGTCAGCGCCGGCCGACCGGAGCTGATGGTGAGCAGTGAAGATCTGGAGGATGCGCTGCAATGGGCTACCTGTGTGGTCATCGGGCCGGGCCTGGGGCAGGATGACTGGGCCCAGCAGACGTTTGCCCAGGTGCTTAAACACTGTCAAAGTGAAGACAAGCCTGTGGTGCTGGATGCCGATGCGCTGAACCTGTTAAGTCAGCAAGCCAGTGCCTATACGCTTGAACACAGCATATTGACCCCGCATGCCGGCGAAGCTGCCAGGTTACTGGGGGTATCGGTGGATGATGTAGAAAGCGATCGCTTTAATTATGCCAAACAATGCGCCCAGCGGTATCATGCTACCTGTGTTCTCAAAGGCGCCGGAACCATCATTGACAATGAAACCTCGGTGGCAGTGTGTCGGCATGGTAATCCGGGCATGGCCACGGCCGGCAGCGGGGATGTACTTAGTGGTATACTTGGTGCATTACTTGCTCAGGGAATGAGTCTCGATATTGCCAGTCGCTATGGTGTAACATTACATGCTAAAGCTGGCGATGACTTAGCTGAGCTTTATGGACAACGAGGTATGCTTGCCAGCGATTTGTTTGAAGCAGTGCGGGCACTTATTAATCAGTAG
- a CDS encoding chemotaxis protein CheX, with protein MNAEFVNPFISGLLNVLETMAQTSLKPGKPMKKNTDIAKGDVSGLIGMVGPQVKGSLSITFDENLALTLMERMVGERPASVDAEVGDMVGEITNMICGNAKRELSEKGFDFGMATPMVVSGSQHTISHQVDGPKLIMPFNSDEGMAHLEICFDK; from the coding sequence ATGAATGCTGAGTTTGTAAATCCATTCATAAGCGGACTTCTTAATGTCCTTGAAACCATGGCACAAACCAGCCTTAAGCCTGGTAAACCCATGAAAAAAAACACTGATATTGCTAAAGGGGATGTGTCTGGTCTGATTGGCATGGTGGGGCCACAGGTAAAAGGCTCATTGTCGATTACCTTTGATGAAAATCTGGCGTTAACCCTGATGGAGCGCATGGTTGGCGAACGGCCGGCATCGGTCGATGCTGAGGTAGGCGACATGGTGGGTGAAATCACCAATATGATTTGTGGTAACGCCAAACGCGAACTGTCTGAAAAAGGCTTCGATTTCGGCATGGCCACCCCGATGGTGGTCTCCGGCAGTCAACATACCATCAGCCATCAGGTCGATGGCCCCAAACTCATCATGCCGTTTAATAGTGATGAAGGCATGGCCCATCTGGAAATCTGTTTTGACAAATAG
- the nudC gene encoding NAD(+) diphosphatase yields the protein MMNKVTVSELQAYQGQWVVVASNKVLVSADTGELPAGPWQGLPFLQHYADEVHVLPALDYGEAEVAHLHVLDIGSEHINVQGWEWVSLRHLLMLHDPQSFREFARAWQYVHFLRTHRYCGQCGSPAEQVGWEMAMQCTRCRHRTYPRVSPCIIVAIYDYDQQKMLLARGVRHKDPQMYSTLAGFVESGETLEQAVHREVLEEVGVRVTNVRYFDSQPWPFPHSLMVGFIAEYAGGDICIDEHEIVDAQWFDFTALPKTPPKESIAGRLIEAVIHKP from the coding sequence ATGATGAACAAAGTAACAGTTTCTGAGCTGCAGGCCTATCAGGGGCAATGGGTGGTGGTAGCCAGTAATAAAGTTCTGGTTAGTGCCGACACCGGTGAATTGCCAGCAGGGCCCTGGCAAGGGTTACCTTTTTTGCAGCACTATGCTGATGAGGTACATGTTTTACCGGCTCTGGATTATGGCGAAGCAGAAGTTGCCCATCTGCATGTTTTGGATATTGGCAGTGAACATATTAATGTGCAGGGCTGGGAGTGGGTGTCGTTACGGCATTTGCTGATGCTGCATGATCCGCAAAGCTTTCGTGAATTTGCCCGCGCCTGGCAGTATGTCCATTTTTTACGCACCCATCGCTATTGTGGCCAGTGCGGTTCACCGGCTGAGCAGGTGGGCTGGGAAATGGCGATGCAATGCACCCGCTGTCGTCACCGCACCTACCCCAGAGTCTCACCGTGCATCATCGTCGCCATCTATGATTATGATCAGCAAAAGATGTTATTGGCCCGGGGCGTGCGTCATAAAGACCCGCAGATGTACTCAACCCTGGCCGGGTTTGTGGAAAGCGGAGAAACCTTAGAACAGGCGGTACATCGTGAAGTGTTAGAAGAGGTGGGCGTACGGGTCACCAATGTGCGCTATTTTGACAGTCAGCCCTGGCCTTTTCCGCACTCGCTGATGGTCGGCTTTATTGCCGAATATGCAGGGGGCGATATCTGTATCGATGAGCACGAAATTGTCGATGCCCAGTGGTTTGATTTTACCGCGCTGCCTAAGACACCGCCCAAAGAGTCCATCGCCGGGCGGTTGATTGAAGCGGTGATACATAAGCCGTAG
- a CDS encoding secondary thiamine-phosphate synthase enzyme YjbQ produces the protein MKAWPIWKSVLTNSIWHSETLTLPAQRRGFHLITDDIIAALPQINTLKVGLLHLWLKHTSAGLTINENADPSVRTDLEAWFNHTVKEDTPYFTHTFEGSDDMPAHIKSSLLGCEVTIPIADGKLQLGTWQGIILAEHRDNGGERSIIATLNGCQR, from the coding sequence ATGAAGGCATGGCCCATCTGGAAATCTGTTTTGACAAATAGCATCTGGCACAGCGAAACCCTTACCCTACCTGCCCAGCGCCGCGGGTTTCATTTAATCACCGACGACATTATTGCGGCTCTGCCCCAGATTAACACCCTGAAGGTCGGCCTTCTCCATCTCTGGCTAAAGCACACCAGCGCCGGATTAACGATTAACGAAAACGCTGATCCGTCAGTCAGAACTGATCTGGAAGCTTGGTTTAACCATACTGTGAAAGAAGATACGCCGTATTTTACTCACACTTTCGAAGGAAGTGATGATATGCCGGCGCATATAAAATCAAGCCTGTTGGGATGCGAGGTCACCATCCCAATAGCAGATGGGAAGCTACAGCTTGGCACCTGGCAAGGCATTATTTTGGCCGAACACCGCGACAATGGCGGTGAACGTAGTATTATAGCTACTTTAAACGGTTGTCAAAGGTAA
- a CDS encoding OmpA family protein: MKKTFNVAAIALAVMSANSYAQDNSGKPFDSWIGLHGMYYSAEETKPADDIMEDGMGFGGEYGWRFDETWAVRAELTALDIDYKQLLGRDDSVSGVSYGVDGMYFLPNDMWYLFGGYKRQDFSENHDLINLGIGKHWDIHEKVKLVTEIAGYQGLDESYNDYSAKVGVVFPMGGSSSSAPTPAPSTPVNNDTDNDGVMNNMDDCANTPAGAQVDNRGCEITADSDNDGVADNKDQCADTPRNDRVDADGCTVFEQKEVTHTVRVFFPHNSAEVTDPRAENIQKFASFMQRYGKTDALIEGHASQPGDAQYNMDLSKRRAEAFKDVLVNEYDIDASRLSTEGFGETQLLDESNTAEAHQKNRRIHIRVTATEEVPKERN; encoded by the coding sequence ATGAAAAAAACATTTAATGTTGCAGCAATTGCTTTAGCCGTCATGTCGGCTAACAGCTATGCCCAGGACAATTCTGGTAAACCATTCGATAGCTGGATTGGTCTACATGGGATGTATTACAGCGCTGAAGAAACCAAGCCAGCCGATGATATTATGGAAGATGGCATGGGATTCGGCGGCGAATATGGCTGGCGTTTCGATGAGACCTGGGCGGTTCGCGCAGAACTTACAGCACTGGATATCGACTATAAACAACTGCTGGGCAGGGATGACAGTGTTTCTGGTGTATCTTACGGTGTAGATGGTATGTATTTCTTACCGAATGATATGTGGTACCTGTTTGGTGGATACAAGCGTCAGGATTTTTCTGAAAACCACGACCTAATCAATCTGGGTATCGGTAAACACTGGGACATCCATGAAAAAGTGAAACTGGTTACTGAAATTGCTGGTTACCAGGGTCTGGATGAAAGCTACAACGACTACAGCGCCAAAGTAGGTGTAGTATTCCCAATGGGCGGCTCATCTTCATCAGCGCCTACTCCTGCTCCTTCAACGCCGGTTAACAATGACACTGATAATGATGGTGTTATGAACAACATGGATGACTGTGCCAATACCCCGGCCGGCGCCCAGGTTGACAACCGTGGCTGTGAGATCACCGCAGACAGCGATAACGATGGTGTTGCTGATAACAAAGACCAGTGCGCTGATACGCCTCGCAATGATCGTGTAGATGCAGACGGCTGTACTGTTTTTGAACAAAAAGAAGTAACTCACACAGTCCGTGTTTTCTTCCCTCACAACAGTGCTGAAGTTACCGACCCGCGCGCCGAAAACATTCAGAAATTTGCTTCGTTTATGCAACGTTATGGCAAAACAGATGCACTGATTGAAGGCCATGCGTCACAACCTGGCGATGCGCAGTACAACATGGACCTGTCTAAGCGCCGTGCAGAAGCGTTTAAAGACGTGTTGGTAAACGAGTACGACATTGATGCTTCACGCCTTTCTACTGAAGGCTTTGGTGAGACTCAGCTGTTAGATGAATCTAATACTGCTGAAGCACATCAGAAAAATCGTCGCATCCACATTCGTGTAACTGCGACCGAAGAAGTACCAAAAGAGCGTAACTAA
- the dnaB gene encoding replicative DNA helicase, whose translation MKVVSSGKDQSVEKLKVPPHSIEAEQSVLGSMLIDRDSWDKVAEQVIDQDFYNRSHQIIYRAIVRLLNRNEPVDLITVSEELEQHDELEDAGGFAYLGELAKNTPSSANVVSYAKIIAERAITRELIGAAHEIAEIGYNPEGRDSADILDYAESKVFEIAEKRTNESEGPVGVDSVLGKTIDRLEALIKTNKEVTGVTTGFTDLDKKTSGLQPSDLVIVAARPSMGKTTFAMNLCENAMMAEEKPVLVFSLEMPSEQIMMRMLASLSRVDQTKIRTAQLDDEDWARISNTMAMLKDRDNLFIDDSSGLTPMDVRSRARKLARERGGISMIMVDYLQLMRVPSLSDNRTLEIAEISRSLKALAKELEVPVVALSQLNRSLEQRADKRPVNSDLRESGSIEQDADLIMFIYRDEVYHENSEEQGIAEIIIGKQRNGPIGTSRLTFQGQFSRFDNYAGPAIADDY comes from the coding sequence GTGAAAGTAGTCTCCTCTGGTAAAGATCAAAGTGTGGAAAAGCTCAAGGTCCCTCCTCACAGTATCGAGGCCGAGCAGTCTGTACTCGGTAGTATGCTTATCGATAGGGACAGTTGGGACAAGGTAGCCGAGCAGGTTATTGATCAGGATTTCTACAATCGCTCGCATCAGATCATCTATCGGGCCATTGTGCGGTTACTTAATCGCAATGAGCCGGTGGATCTGATCACCGTTTCCGAAGAACTGGAACAACACGACGAACTGGAAGATGCCGGTGGCTTTGCGTATTTAGGCGAGCTGGCCAAAAACACCCCCAGCTCAGCCAATGTGGTGTCCTACGCCAAAATCATTGCTGAGCGGGCCATTACCCGGGAGCTTATCGGCGCCGCCCACGAAATTGCCGAAATTGGCTATAACCCGGAAGGCCGGGATAGTGCTGATATCCTCGATTATGCCGAAAGCAAAGTGTTTGAAATTGCCGAAAAACGGACCAATGAGTCTGAAGGGCCGGTTGGGGTAGACAGCGTTCTTGGCAAAACCATCGACCGGCTTGAAGCCCTGATAAAAACCAATAAGGAAGTAACCGGGGTCACCACCGGCTTTACCGATCTGGACAAAAAAACCAGTGGCCTGCAACCTTCAGACTTAGTGATTGTGGCGGCGCGTCCGTCGATGGGTAAAACCACGTTCGCCATGAACTTGTGTGAGAACGCCATGATGGCCGAAGAAAAACCGGTACTGGTGTTCAGCTTAGAGATGCCTTCGGAACAAATCATGATGCGGATGCTGGCTTCATTAAGTCGGGTCGATCAAACCAAGATACGAACCGCGCAGCTGGACGATGAAGACTGGGCCCGTATTTCAAATACCATGGCGATGCTCAAAGACCGCGACAATCTGTTTATTGATGACTCCTCGGGGCTGACACCGATGGATGTGCGTAGCCGGGCCCGTAAACTTGCCCGGGAGCGTGGTGGTATTTCTATGATCATGGTGGATTATCTGCAGTTAATGCGGGTGCCCTCGTTAAGCGACAACCGAACCCTGGAAATTGCGGAGATTTCCCGCTCACTCAAAGCCCTGGCTAAAGAGCTGGAAGTACCCGTGGTGGCGTTGTCTCAGCTAAACCGGAGTCTGGAACAGCGGGCTGATAAGCGCCCGGTCAATTCGGACTTGCGTGAATCAGGCTCTATTGAGCAGGATGCCGATTTGATCATGTTTATTTACCGGGATGAGGTGTATCACGAAAACAGTGAAGAGCAGGGAATTGCAGAGATCATCATCGGTAAGCAACGTAATGGTCCCATAGGCACCTCCCGGCTTACCTTTCAGGGCCAGTTTTCGCGGTTTGATAATTACGCCGGTCCCGCCATCGCCGACGATTATTGA
- a CDS encoding DUF4097 family beta strand repeat-containing protein codes for MKLISGLVRPFGTVTLTMLLSSMSLVALAQQKIDESVQTSASPNVEIEHVSGEAEIIVWDKNQVSITGTLGKNTESYEFEKLESGVRFEVDTKRYRGDWNTGHDRGDDLVIKVPAGSRVFYTAVNADVDISGITNSTEVDLVNGDITASGLSGRTKLETVNGDIEFENVAGELMIETVNGDIEGQHTGGERGRFITVNGDIEITTQARNLRLDSVNGDIDFVTEEIEQLDIVTVNGTVNGEVTLSNKGDLSASSVGGEISLTFQQEVAARFELQGHAGGDIENNLTDATPSKAKYGPSQWLEFTTGDGSARVEMSTVHGTLELNKR; via the coding sequence ATGAAGCTTATATCTGGTTTAGTAAGACCATTTGGCACCGTAACACTAACCATGCTGTTAAGCAGTATGAGTCTGGTGGCGCTGGCTCAGCAAAAAATAGATGAAAGTGTGCAAACCTCCGCCAGCCCCAATGTGGAGATAGAACATGTCAGTGGCGAGGCCGAGATCATCGTCTGGGACAAGAATCAGGTCAGCATTACCGGCACCCTGGGTAAGAATACCGAGTCCTACGAATTTGAAAAGCTTGAGTCGGGGGTACGCTTTGAAGTCGACACCAAGCGCTATCGGGGCGACTGGAACACCGGCCATGATCGCGGAGACGATCTGGTGATTAAAGTCCCCGCCGGCAGTCGGGTGTTTTACACCGCGGTAAATGCTGATGTAGATATCAGTGGCATCACTAACAGCACCGAGGTTGATTTGGTGAATGGCGATATTACTGCTTCGGGCCTAAGTGGTAGAACCAAGCTGGAAACAGTGAATGGCGATATTGAATTTGAAAATGTGGCCGGCGAACTCATGATTGAAACCGTTAATGGCGACATTGAAGGTCAGCATACTGGTGGCGAACGGGGGCGCTTCATTACCGTTAATGGTGATATTGAAATAACCACCCAGGCGCGCAATTTACGGCTTGATTCAGTGAATGGTGACATTGACTTTGTCACTGAAGAAATAGAGCAGCTGGATATCGTCACAGTCAATGGCACGGTGAATGGTGAGGTTACGCTTAGCAACAAGGGCGATCTTAGTGCTTCCTCAGTAGGAGGAGAAATCAGTCTGACCTTTCAGCAAGAGGTGGCGGCGCGATTTGAATTGCAGGGTCATGCAGGCGGGGATATTGAGAATAATCTGACCGATGCAACCCCCTCCAAGGCCAAATACGGGCCCAGTCAATGGCTGGAATTCACCACCGGCGACGGTAGCGCGCGAGTGGAGATGTCGACCGTTCACGGCACGCTGGAATTGAACAAACGCTAA
- the hemE gene encoding uroporphyrinogen decarboxylase, giving the protein MAELKNDRYLRALMKQPVDMTPVWMMRQAGRYLPEYKATRAQAGDFMSLCRNAELACEVTMQPLRRFELDAAILFSDILTIPDAMGLGLYFEPGEGPKFSRPLTCAADVNKIGVPDPEGELQYVMNAVRTIRKELRGEVPLIGFSGSPWTLATYMIEGGASKAFTKIKKMAFAEPATLHALLAKLADSVTLYLNAQIAAGAQSVMIFDTWGGVLSPRDYNDFSLQYMARIVDGLTRENEGRRVPVTLFTKNGGMWLEAIAATGCDAVGLDWTINIDEARDRIGDKVALQGNMDPSMLYASPERIEDEVADILSRYGKGSGHVFNLGHGIHLDVPPENAGVFIEAVHRLSRPYHG; this is encoded by the coding sequence ATTGCCGAGCTGAAAAACGACCGTTATTTACGGGCCCTGATGAAGCAACCTGTGGATATGACCCCGGTGTGGATGATGCGCCAGGCCGGACGCTATTTACCTGAGTACAAAGCGACCCGGGCGCAGGCAGGGGACTTTATGTCTTTGTGCCGCAATGCGGAACTGGCGTGTGAAGTGACCATGCAGCCCTTACGCCGGTTTGAACTTGATGCGGCCATTTTATTTTCAGATATTCTCACTATTCCTGATGCCATGGGACTGGGACTTTATTTCGAGCCTGGTGAAGGCCCTAAATTCAGCCGACCGCTGACCTGCGCTGCCGATGTCAACAAAATCGGGGTGCCGGACCCCGAAGGCGAGCTGCAATACGTTATGAACGCGGTGCGTACTATCCGCAAGGAGCTGCGTGGTGAGGTGCCGTTAATTGGGTTCTCCGGAAGCCCCTGGACCTTAGCGACCTATATGATCGAAGGTGGTGCGAGTAAGGCTTTTACCAAAATAAAAAAAATGGCGTTTGCTGAACCTGCTACCTTGCATGCGCTGCTGGCCAAGCTGGCAGATTCGGTCACCCTGTATTTAAATGCGCAGATTGCGGCTGGGGCCCAATCGGTAATGATTTTTGATACGTGGGGCGGCGTGTTGTCGCCGCGTGATTACAACGACTTTTCATTGCAGTATATGGCCCGCATTGTCGATGGTCTGACCCGCGAAAACGAAGGCCGCCGGGTGCCGGTCACCTTATTTACCAAAAATGGCGGCATGTGGCTTGAAGCGATTGCGGCTACCGGTTGTGATGCGGTGGGCCTGGACTGGACCATCAATATCGATGAAGCCCGTGACCGTATTGGCGACAAAGTCGCCTTGCAGGGCAACATGGACCCTTCCATGCTGTATGCCAGCCCTGAGCGCATCGAAGATGAGGTGGCCGATATCTTATCCCGTTATGGTAAAGGTAGTGGCCATGTCTTTAATCTGGGTCATGGAATTCACCTGGATGTGCCCCCGGAGAATGCCGGGGTCTTTATTGAGGCGGTGCATCGATTGAGCCGGCCTTATCATGGGTAA
- a CDS encoding transcriptional repressor, giving the protein MTNATLINKARAYCEQRNVRFTPLREKVYDILLGKHGPMGAYELLDSLKETETSAKPATVYRALDFLLEFGFIHRLESTNAFVACYHFGCHHPVQFLICDSCGDVAEIQSQGLKATLDKQAQEHGFSVSKQTIEAHGLCADCQQAEKEEVKGQEQHEC; this is encoded by the coding sequence ATGACAAACGCCACGTTAATTAACAAAGCCCGTGCTTATTGCGAGCAGCGAAACGTACGTTTTACCCCATTGCGGGAAAAAGTGTACGATATTTTGCTGGGTAAACATGGGCCTATGGGGGCATATGAGCTTCTTGATTCGCTAAAAGAAACCGAAACCAGTGCCAAACCGGCTACGGTATACCGCGCCCTGGATTTTCTGCTCGAATTTGGTTTTATTCACCGGTTAGAATCGACCAATGCCTTTGTAGCCTGTTATCATTTCGGCTGCCATCACCCTGTCCAGTTCCTGATTTGCGACAGTTGTGGCGATGTGGCAGAAATTCAGTCGCAAGGGCTAAAGGCAACATTAGATAAACAGGCTCAGGAACACGGCTTTTCGGTGTCAAAACAAACCATCGAAGCGCACGGCCTTTGTGCTGACTGTCAGCAAGCCGAAAAGGAAGAAGTAAAGGGGCAAGAACAACATGAATGCTGA
- a CDS encoding tetratricopeptide repeat-containing diguanylate cyclase, with translation MWFSDLDRDEKISQLQHIKQLAKTQQWPRIERWATSILFQVLHTNGFHLSAILEIQDIIDHAPHVQQMETMYDYPLIGIYMDMARALYWLGDAAGAFEYCQKYTNYIAQDLQVREEGLTCQITTALKQKKYAEALSLLQELATLANSTKRPQSRITVLLQTALVYREQKNFELADQYARQALQLLEATPAPLPGQYYTAYLSLTAAQVGLQNPQLAQMYFAKMQQARNETLQGLRFDMDALLGQARIAWLNQDFTTAQQHYEALIELYQTQRSQSFSSAHLAQIQQQLDTRQLAYLQVEAKLHQTQSEKMTLIAIFSTLFAMVVSIFLWRLVKQKKQLDNFARIDSLTSVNNRWHALELIHKRLKAMNREDDRVCVALLDIDNFKQFNDSFGHQTGDAVLALFAKLCKYQFRQDDVFGRYGGEEFVLLLNQSSLDLAQTKIDELRTIIAGQDLREHKAEGTLRFSCGLVEITQKSEVSQVLAHCDHLLYLAKRQGRNQTVTGYFGQLI, from the coding sequence GTGTGGTTTTCGGACCTTGACCGGGATGAAAAAATTTCTCAATTGCAACATATCAAGCAGCTGGCTAAAACCCAGCAGTGGCCTCGTATTGAACGCTGGGCGACCTCAATTTTGTTTCAGGTGTTACACACCAATGGTTTTCACTTAAGTGCGATACTGGAAATACAGGACATCATTGACCATGCGCCCCACGTACAGCAAATGGAGACCATGTACGATTACCCCCTGATTGGTATCTATATGGACATGGCCCGGGCACTCTACTGGCTTGGTGATGCCGCCGGGGCCTTTGAATACTGTCAGAAATACACCAATTATATTGCGCAGGATCTGCAAGTACGCGAAGAAGGGCTGACCTGTCAGATAACCACTGCCCTGAAACAAAAAAAATATGCCGAAGCCCTTTCACTTTTGCAGGAGCTCGCTACTTTAGCGAATAGCACCAAGCGTCCTCAAAGTCGAATAACCGTGTTGTTGCAGACCGCGCTGGTCTACCGCGAACAGAAAAATTTTGAGCTGGCTGACCAATATGCCCGGCAAGCATTGCAACTGCTCGAGGCCACGCCAGCCCCGCTTCCCGGTCAATATTATACCGCCTATTTGTCACTTACCGCCGCTCAGGTGGGCTTACAAAACCCGCAACTGGCCCAAATGTATTTTGCCAAAATGCAGCAGGCCCGCAACGAAACCCTGCAAGGATTGCGTTTTGATATGGACGCACTGTTAGGCCAGGCCCGAATTGCCTGGCTCAACCAGGACTTTACAACCGCTCAACAACATTACGAAGCGCTTATTGAGTTGTACCAGACCCAGCGTAGCCAGTCATTCAGTTCCGCGCATCTGGCGCAAATTCAACAACAACTGGACACCCGGCAGCTGGCTTATTTGCAGGTAGAGGCCAAACTGCATCAGACGCAGTCAGAAAAAATGACCTTAATTGCTATTTTTTCTACCTTGTTTGCCATGGTGGTCAGTATCTTTTTGTGGCGATTGGTTAAACAAAAAAAACAACTGGATAATTTTGCCCGCATCGACAGTCTCACCAGCGTCAACAATCGCTGGCATGCCCTTGAGTTGATTCACAAACGCCTTAAAGCGATGAATCGTGAGGATGATCGGGTGTGTGTGGCGTTATTGGATATTGATAATTTCAAGCAGTTCAATGACAGCTTCGGTCATCAGACCGGCGATGCCGTGCTGGCTCTGTTTGCCAAGTTGTGCAAATACCAGTTTCGACAGGATGATGTGTTTGGTCGCTATGGTGGCGAGGAATTTGTGCTGCTTCTTAACCAATCTTCCCTGGACCTGGCTCAGACAAAAATTGACGAGCTACGCACCATCATTGCAGGGCAGGATTTACGCGAACACAAGGCCGAGGGGACGTTGCGGTTTTCCTGTGGGCTGGTAGAGATCACCCAAAAATCGGAAGTCAGTCAGGTGCTGGCACATTGCGATCACCTCTTGTATCTGGCTAAGCGCCAGGGCCGGAACCAAACGGTAACCGGGTATTTCGGCCAACTGATTTAG
- the rsd gene encoding sigma D regulator: protein MLNKLEQLQDKWGGHSATIDHWLQARQQLLIQYCELIGLRQTAPCLPEQHQVTQFCNLLMDYLSAGHFEVYDILVSDDNRGTALKHDVYPQLARITDEALSFNDAFATELQVADSSRFDQQLAALGETLEDRFALEDRLINHMLEQHGAQSIQQAQQAKTD from the coding sequence ATGTTAAACAAACTGGAACAACTGCAAGACAAATGGGGTGGTCATTCTGCCACCATCGACCACTGGTTACAGGCCCGTCAGCAGCTGCTTATTCAGTATTGTGAGCTTATTGGCCTTCGTCAGACAGCGCCTTGTCTTCCGGAACAGCACCAGGTTACCCAATTCTGTAATTTACTTATGGACTATCTCTCGGCCGGACATTTCGAGGTTTACGATATTTTGGTCAGTGATGATAACCGTGGCACCGCGCTAAAACATGACGTTTACCCTCAGCTGGCTCGCATTACCGATGAGGCATTGTCTTTTAATGATGCGTTTGCGACCGAGTTGCAGGTCGCCGACAGCTCTCGGTTCGACCAGCAACTGGCCGCTCTGGGAGAAACCCTGGAAGACCGTTTTGCCCTTGAAGACAGATTAATCAACCATATGCTGGAACAACACGGTGCGCAAAGTATCCAACAGGCTCAACAGGCCAAAACAGACTAA